In Candidatus Desulforudis audaxviator MP104C, a genomic segment contains:
- a CDS encoding transposase, giving the protein MAIIPQQRLFGWQEIDELGDLERFLLVVNHLPDEQLMQKLERERGKGRDDYPVRAVWNSILAGIVFQHVSVESLRRELCRNGQLRELCGFDPARGEDAVPPSYIYSRILVKLMRHADEVENIFTRLVDEIRVLLPDFGRILAIDSKAVSSLARGKKRDEEEKVQKPDGRRDTDADWGRKTYRGRKKGGTLWEKVVWWFGYKLHLVVDAVYELPVGFAVTKASASDVKEGHILIDRVAKEHPEIVARCEALAADKAFDDIKLNVKLWDEYRIKPVIDIRNTWRDGEETWLVTGKENIVYDYRGTVYCCCPETNKRREMAFGGFEKDRETLKYRCPARHYGVECRGMEQCAATGGIRIPLVEDRRIFTPLARSSYKWKTLYKKRTAVERVNARLDEAYGFEKHFIRGLKKMKLRCGLALMVMLAMAVGRLRQKQGIDLRSLVKAA; this is encoded by the coding sequence ATGGCCATTATACCACAACAGCGGCTTTTTGGGTGGCAGGAAATCGACGAACTCGGTGACTTGGAACGTTTTTTGCTTGTAGTGAACCACCTGCCCGATGAGCAGTTGATGCAAAAGCTGGAGAGAGAGCGTGGTAAGGGACGGGATGATTACCCGGTGCGGGCGGTTTGGAACTCCATCCTGGCCGGGATCGTATTTCAGCACGTGTCTGTGGAGAGCCTGCGGCGGGAACTCTGCCGGAACGGCCAGTTGCGGGAACTTTGCGGTTTTGATCCGGCCCGGGGCGAGGATGCCGTTCCGCCTTCTTACATATACAGCCGCATCTTGGTGAAACTGATGCGGCACGCCGACGAAGTGGAAAACATATTTACGCGGCTGGTGGATGAAATAAGAGTGCTGCTACCGGATTTCGGTCGAATTTTGGCCATAGACAGCAAAGCCGTCAGCAGTCTGGCCCGGGGCAAAAAGCGGGATGAAGAAGAGAAGGTCCAAAAGCCTGACGGGCGCCGGGACACCGATGCGGACTGGGGCCGGAAAACATACCGGGGGCGTAAGAAAGGCGGCACCCTATGGGAAAAAGTCGTGTGGTGGTTTGGCTACAAACTCCACCTTGTAGTTGACGCTGTTTATGAACTGCCGGTGGGATTTGCGGTGACAAAGGCGTCGGCCAGCGACGTGAAAGAGGGACATATACTCATTGATCGGGTGGCGAAAGAGCATCCGGAGATTGTGGCCCGCTGCGAGGCATTGGCGGCGGACAAAGCCTTTGACGACATCAAGCTAAACGTGAAACTCTGGGACGAATACCGGATCAAGCCCGTGATTGACATCCGCAACACGTGGCGGGACGGCGAGGAGACGTGGCTTGTAACCGGTAAGGAGAACATCGTTTACGATTACCGTGGAACGGTTTATTGTTGCTGCCCCGAGACAAACAAACGTCGCGAGATGGCCTTCGGGGGATTTGAGAAAGACCGGGAAACCTTGAAATACCGCTGTCCGGCCCGGCACTACGGAGTAGAGTGCCGGGGCATGGAACAATGTGCCGCAACCGGTGGGATACGTATTCCCCTGGTGGAAGACCGGCGGATCTTCACCCCGCTGGCGCGGTCCAGCTACAAGTGGAAAACACTCTACAAAAAGCGTACGGCGGTAGAAAGGGTAAATGCCCGCCTGGACGAGGCCTACGGATTTGAAAAGCATTTCATTCGGGGCTTGAAGAAGATGAAGCTGCGTTGCGGGTTGGCCCTGATGGTGATGCTGGCGATGGCCGTGGGCCGACTGCGACAAAAACAAGGAATAGACTTAAGGAGCCTGGTGAAGGCGGCCTGA
- a CDS encoding DUF2889 domain-containing protein, translating into MEIVLDLVRHRYLTVQRDGPEVLVQTVQCGTLTEASARFTVDPHTFVIRAARWEWHRPPDSRAPVSVDVPELEGVEAYFKAGATALRAALVDYPPLALDLFTENIRALIQAESFLYAERGYSTLDDYVEHWKTFYLNACRYYSNLDRVSVGWGRYVGRREGPNLFHRFESLTRYSSEDIQTVRATINDSFHEMALRLVLKGEELEVKEAAGRVLRAPDRVCFEAADLARGLEGTALAGKSKKQIAPLLGGAQGCVHLINLAAASGVEASVS; encoded by the coding sequence ATGGAAATCGTGCTGGATTTGGTGCGGCACCGTTACCTGACCGTACAACGCGACGGTCCGGAGGTCTTGGTCCAAACCGTGCAGTGCGGTACCCTGACGGAGGCGAGCGCCCGTTTCACGGTCGATCCGCACACTTTCGTCATCCGCGCGGCCCGCTGGGAGTGGCACCGGCCCCCGGATTCCCGGGCGCCGGTAAGCGTTGATGTGCCGGAACTGGAAGGCGTGGAGGCCTATTTCAAGGCGGGGGCTACCGCGCTCCGGGCCGCCCTCGTGGACTACCCGCCCCTGGCCCTGGACCTGTTCACCGAGAACATCCGCGCCCTGATTCAGGCCGAGTCCTTTCTGTACGCCGAACGCGGTTATTCCACCCTGGATGACTACGTGGAACACTGGAAGACATTCTACCTCAACGCCTGCCGCTACTACAGCAACCTGGACCGTGTATCCGTGGGCTGGGGTCGGTACGTGGGCCGGCGGGAAGGTCCAAACCTGTTCCACCGTTTTGAATCCCTCACCCGGTATTCCTCCGAGGATATCCAAACTGTCCGGGCGACGATAAACGATTCCTTCCACGAAATGGCCTTGAGGCTGGTCCTGAAAGGCGAAGAGCTGGAGGTGAAAGAGGCGGCCGGCAGAGTGCTCCGGGCGCCCGACCGGGTTTGTTTCGAAGCCGCTGACCTGGCGCGGGGCCTGGAAGGCACCGCTCTGGCCGGGAAGTCGAAGAAACAGATCGCGCCCCTGTTGGGAGGCGCCCAGGGTTGCGTGCACCTGATCAATCTGGCGGCTGCCTCGGGGGTCGAAGCTTCAGTTTCTTAA